One window from the genome of Parasteatoda tepidariorum isolate YZ-2023 chromosome 8, CAS_Ptep_4.0, whole genome shotgun sequence encodes:
- the LOC107451429 gene encoding 5'-3' exoribonuclease 1: MGVPKFYRWISERYPCLSEVVTEFQIPDFDNLYLDMNGIIHTCSHPNDDDPHFRITEEKIFANICHYIEFLFKMIKPKKVFFMAVDGVAPRAKMNQQRGRRFRTAKTALMLEEQALASGESLPQDAKFDSNCITPGTPFMVRLNTILKEFAVYKISTDKLWQDVRVYLSGHETPGEGEHKIMDFIRYEKSQPKYNPNTRHCLYGLDADLIMLGLCSHEPHFCLLREEVKFGKKNQKKIATAEETTFHLLHISLLRDYFYHEFSPVKDKLPFPYDVEKIIDDFVLMSFLVGNDFIPHLPQLHIHHDALPVLFKTYMDALPMLGGYINEGGFLNLERFEMFFEKLAEYDFQKFGELNEDFQYLEKKSKCQNIEEDDKTSTSDILSGLGFSNLAIAKTAEYDSSSEDEDSEEECSTLELEFNMHKVDYYMNKLELEKVTDDVMKDQAEGYVRAIQWNLHYYYNGVVSWSWYYPHHYSPYISDVKDFKNMEMNFELGHPFLPFQQLLSVLPKLSKDLLPESYQKLMCDKDSPLIDFYPDDFLTDLNGKQQEWEAIVLIPFINEKLLLKFAAEADKNLTEEERLRNRHGPHLLYTYNSKITGGPLSFLPGHYSPISETHAEVRGIEPDYFRLPSELIYKGLCQDVVLDRFILGFPTLKTLKHSACLKNEKVKVFHMVSMKDNMMITIQESVEEEMIKLSEKLMGKIIYVGWPHLQEALVVSLSDGKVKYCFDKDWRSNEKMIVSKDMTKDEQKIWVRQVENVEEQSYQRWGIFTQKINVLVFVKKFSGVKYIVKNDGRIAEDKQFEGSLIYCAAQTVVSDIIPFNPDSKTEKSIVDIFPINSVVFLLTSQYYGSAGKINDNDVIKNKGCVLVDIELTTEPNLLPVIHNQEALMEEQFMPGYIAAQQLGIESHFFSCITGVIMIQTSPKGSSCPNRVNVGLNLKFNKKNEEVQGFSKKKDNQWLYSEEVVKTLNNYLCKFADFFEKLYNFMDNDVIYVEDLYPNGEGSEIMKEITTWLKEQACSLADRQQCGMNKLDVGIICAVEKTVLNSTKDEIYHVKKVLKPDQLFNPLLNKGVYKPDHKCSFHLFDRVVNIRPSSSVPLGLKGTIIGIQKAEKESDDMYEILFDKEFLGGIAIGSGTKKGYRMPADALINISHGLRLQKQNNNSPIKTTRVLTPKLKRTSVFDSAVKQLHPNPPLVQVLQKLNSSVPNQAKPFYKADNNDSFVGINQSFNPLPSSLTFYNSSNKQFVTPNANRLSSGSSGSPSRQDSATGSHSDFQNFWLNLKKRAPDSPTNPELTKQSPKQHPQQTNSVSEQTYGQKVSVEELFQGVQHNMKQSQNQIKNNNSFPKSPTSHPKAEAPDLLRQLCLDIYKKPPIYNYQSHGITNFHTATIKLPNNEHVSSIPCATKLEAAANAAETGLAFLRTSLNHNVFPPDPSIYRQIPPPNFVADPRPYFSPLRQTSSNLFPPPPTNLIPPPPSGNFIPPVNFRPAAPTYPPSNYQPFPQRFDTTLMRHGQPYQSQIPESFLKVNQRLLLPSETVSAVQQNNVGPLPSFDNNASVSQGDVFHLPGGGTAIVRNSTVQQWSPRGKDNPPSNMFVPAQVMKYAIKAEGPLSSSEWPDLPAKETKKSLTIVSSPDSQASDKRTSKSFSEISKCLSHGDSSAESCENSVPSNSSMTVLKKTKPRRRIAANFQNA; the protein is encoded by the coding sequence ATGGGTGTTCCTAAGTTTTACCGGTGGATAAGTGAGCGTTATCCTTGCCTGAGTGAAGTTGTAACAGAATTTCAAATCCcggattttgataatttatatttagatatgAATGGAATTATACACACCTGCTCTCATCCAAATGATGATGACCCACATTTTCGAATTACAGAAGAAAAGATATTTGCTAACATATGCCATTATATTGAGTTCCTCTTCAAAATGATAAAACCAAAAAAGGTTTTCTTTATGGCTGTTGATGGTGTTGCCCCACGAGCAAAAATGAATCAACAAAGAGGACGCAGATTTCGTACTGCCAAAACAGCTTTAATGCTAGAGGAACAAGCGCTTGCTTCTGGTGAATCTCTACCACAGGATGCAAAGTTTGACTCGAATTGTATCACTCCTGGTACACCATTCATGGTACGCctcaatactattttaaaagaatttgctgtttataaaatatcaactgATAAACTGTGGCAAGATGTTAGAGTTTATTTATCTGGACATGAAACACCAGGTGAAGGTGAACATAAAATAATGGACTTCATTAGATATGAAAAATCACAACCAAAATATAATCCAAATACTCGACATTGTTTATATGGACTAGATGCTGATCTAATAATGCTTGGCTTATGTTCTCATGAGCcccatttttgtttattacgtGAGGAAGTAAAGTTTGGtaagaaaaatcagaaaaagatTGCTACTGCAGAAGAAACCACTTTTCATTTACTTCATATATCACTTCTTCGAGATTATTTCTATCATGAGTTTTCTCCTGTTAAAGATAAACTACCATTTCCGTatgatgttgaaaaaattattgatgattTTGTATTAATGAGTTTTCTTGTTGGCAATGATTTTATACCTCATTTACCGCAACTGCATATTCATCATGATGCTTTgccagttttatttaaaacttatatggACGCCTTGCCTATGTTGGGAGGCTATATTAATGAGGGTGGTTTTTTAAACCTTGAaagatttgaaatgttttttgaaaagctTGCtgaatatgattttcaaaaatttggagaGTTAAATGAAGACTTTcaatacttagaaaaaaaatccaaatgtcAGAACATAGAGGAAGATGACAAAACAAGCACTTCTGATATTCTTTCTGGATTAGGTTTCAGCAATTTAGCTATTGCAAAAACAGCTGAGTATGATTCTTCAAGTGAAGATGAAGATAGTGAAGAAGAGTGTTCAACTTTAGAACTTGAATTTAATATGCATAAAGTAGATTACTATATGAACAAGCTTGAGTTAGAAAAAGTAACAGACGATGTTATGAAAGATCAGGCTGAGGGTTATGTTAGAGCTATACAGTGgaatttgcattattattataatggtGTTGTTTCATGGAGTTGGTATTATCCTCACCATTATTCTCCATATATTTCTGATGTTAAGGATTTCAAAAACATGGAAATGAATTTCGAGCTGGGTCATCCATTTTTGCCTTTTCAGCAACTTCTATCCGTTTTGCCTAAGTTAAGTAAAGATCTTTTACCTGAATCATATCAAAAGTTAATGTGTGATAAAGATTCTCCTTTAATTGACTTTTATCCTGATGactttttaactgatttaaatgGGAAGCAGCAAGAATGGGAAGCTATAGTACTCATTCCgttcataaatgaaaaacttttattgaaatttgcagCTGAGGCAGATAAAAACTTAACTGAAGAAGAAAGACTGCGTAATCGGCATGGTCCTCATCTTTTGTAtacatataattcaaaaataaccgGTGGACCCTTATCTTTTTTACCTGGTCATTATTCTCCTATTAGTGAAACACATGCTGAAGTTAGGGGAATCGAGCCTGATTATTTTCGCCTCCCATCTGAACTCATTTATAAAGGGCTTTGTCAGGATGTTGTTTTAGATCGATTTATTTTAGGTTTtcctactttaaaaactttaaaacattctgcttgtctgaaaaatgaaaaggtTAAAGTGTTTCATATGGTAAGCATGAAAGATAATATGATGATAACCATCCAGGAGTCTGTTGAAGAGGAGAtgataaaattaagtgaaaaattaatgGGCAAAATTATATATGTTGGTTGGCCACATCTTCAGGAAGCTTTAGTAGTATCTTTGTCTGATGgcaaagtaaaatattgttttgataaagATTGGCgttcaaatgaaaaaatgattgtttCAAAAGATATGACTAAAGATGAACAAAAAATCTGGGTTCGTCAAGTAGAAAATGTTGAAGAGCAATCCTATCAACGATGGGGAATTTtcactcaaaaaattaatgtacttgtatttgtaaaaaaattttcaggtgTGAAATACATTGTCAAAAACGATGGTAGAATTGCTGAAGATAAACAGTTTGAGGGATCTTTAATATATTGTGCAGCGCAGACGGTCGTCAGCGATATCATTCCCTTTAATCCTGATTCAAAAACAGAGAAAAGCATAGTTGATATATTTCCAATTAATTCAGTTGTATTCCTGCTTACTTCACAATATTATGGCAGTGCaggaaaaattaatgataatgatgttattaaaaataaaggatgTGTACTGGTTGATATTGAACTTACTACTGAGCCAAATCTATTACCTGTTATACACAATCAAGAAGCATTAATGGAAGAACAATTCATGCCTGGTTATATTGCTGCTCAACAGTTAGGAAtagaatcacattttttttcttgtattactGGTGTTATTATGATTCAAACTAGTCCAAAGGGAAGCAGTTGTCCTAATCGTGTAAATGTTGGATTgaacttaaaattcaataaaaagaatgaagaaGTGCAGGGCTTCTCCAAAAAGAAAGATAACCAGTGGTTGTATTCTGAGGAAgttgttaaaactttaaacaattatctttgtaaatttgctgacttttttgaaaaattgtataacttCATGGATAATGATGTGATTTATGTAGAAGATTTATATCCTAATGGGGAAGGGTCTGAAATAATGAAGGAAATTACAACTTGGTTAAAGGAACAAGCTTGTTCTTTAGCAGATCGCCAACAGTGTGGTATGAATAAGCTAGATGTGGGAATTATCTGTGCAgttgaaaaaactgttttaaattcaacaaaagaTGAGATCTATCatgtaaaaaaagttctaaaaccAGATCAGTTATTCAATCCTCTTTTAAACAAAGGTGTATATAAGCCTGATCATAAATgctcttttcatttatttgatagAGTTGTAAATATAAGACCTTCATCTAGTGTACCTTTAGGACTCAAGGGCACAATTATAGGCATTCAAAAAGCTGAAAAAGAAAGTGATGATATGtatgaaattctttttgacAAAGAATTTCTTGGTGGTATTGCTATTGGTTCTGGAACTAAAAAAGGATATAGAATGCCAGCTGATGCTCTGATAAATATATCTCATGGATTGAGActtcaaaagcaaaataataactCACCCATTAAGACAACTAGGGTTTTGACTCCAAAGTTGAAGCGCACATCAGTATTTGATTCTGCTGTGAAACAGTTGCATCCAAATCCACCTCTTGTTCAAGTTCTACAAAAATTGAACTCTTCTGTTCCAAATCAGGCAAAACCATTTTATAAAGCTGATAATAATGACAGCTTTGTGGGAATTAATCAAAGCTTTAATCCTTTACCTTCaagtttaactttttacaaCTCCAGTAATAAACAATTTGTGACCCCTAATGCCAATCGGCTTAGTAGTGGATCATCTGGAAGCCCAAGCAGGCAAGATAGTGCAACAGGTTCTCATTCggattttcagaatttttggttgaatttgaaaaaaagagccCCAGACTCACCAACAAATCCAGAATTAACTAAACAATCTCCAAAGCAACATCCTCAACAAACAAATTCAGTTTCTGAGCAAACATATGGCCAAAAAGTATCTGTTGAAGAATTATTTCAAGGTGTTCAGCACAATATGAAACAAAGCcaaaatcagattaaaaataacaattcattcCCCAAATCACCAACTTCACACCCAAAGGCTGAAGCTCCAGATTTATTACGCCAATTatgtttagatatttataaaaaacctCCCATTTATAATTACCAAAGCCATGGTATTACAAATTTCCATACAGCAACTATCAAACTTCCAAACAATGAACATGTTTCCAGTATTCCATGTGCCACCAAGCTGGAAGCTGCAGCTAATGCAGCTGAAACTGGCTTGGCTTTTCTTAGAACTTCATTAAATCACAATGTATTTCCTCCGGATCCTTCAATCTATAGACAAATACCACCACCAAATTTCGTTGCTGATCCAAGACCTTATTTCTCTCCTCTTAGACAAActtcatcaaatttatttccaCCTCCACCTACAAATTTAATTCCTCCACCGCCATCAGGAAATTTCATCCCTCCTGTAAACTTCCGTCCTGCTGCACCAACTTATCCTCCGTCAAACTACCAACCTTTTCCTCAGCGTTTCGATACAACTTTAATGCGTCACGGGCAGCCTTATCAGAGCCAAATACCCGAATCCTTTTTAAAGGTGAATCAAAGATTACTGTTACCTTCAGAAACTGTTTCAGCTGTTCAGCAAAACAATGTTGGTCCTCTCCCATCTTTTGATAATAATGCTTCTGTTTCGCAAGGGGATGTATTTCATCTTCCAGGTGGCGGTACTGCAATTGTAAGAAACAGCACAGTGCAACAGTGGTCTCCAAGAGGAAAAGATAATCCTCCTTCTAACATGTTTGTTCCTGCTCAAGTAATGAAGTATGCTATCAAAGCTGAGGGTCCTTTATCTAGTTCAGAGTGGCCAGATCTTCCTGctaaagaaactaaaaagtCTTTAACAATTGTATCGTCTCCAGATTCTCAAGCTTCTGATAAAAGGACTTCTAAATCATTTTCTGAGATTTCTAAATGTTTATCTCACGGTGATTCTTCTGCTGAAAGTTGTGAAAATTCTGTTCCTTCAAACTCCAGTATGACTGTTTTAAAGAAGACAAAACCCAGGCGGAGAATAGctgcaaattttcaaaatgcttga